In Cellulomonas wangsupingiae, the genomic window GAGCAGAACTGGTACGGCGTCCTGGGCCTCGCCACCCTCGTCCTCGGGGTGGTGCTGCTCACGTCCGTCGCCGTCGTCAGCCCCGGGCAGACGCGCGTCGTGCAGTTCTTCGGCCGCTACATCGGCACCATCCGGCGCACCGGCCTCGTCCTCACCGTGCCGCTGACGTTCCGCAAGAACGTGTCGGTGCGCGTGCGCAACTTCGAGACGAACGAGCTCAAGGTCAACGACGAGGACGGCAACCCGATCAACATCGCGGCGATCGTCGTGTGGCAGGTCGCCGACACCGCCAAGGCCACGTTCGCGGTCGAGGACTACGCCGACTTCGTGCGCGTGCAGTCCGAGTCCGCGCTGCGGCACGTCGCGATGTCGCACCCGTACGACCACGCGGACAACGGCGAGAACTCGCTGCGGGGCGCCACCGACGTCGTCTCCGCGGAGATCGCGGCCGAGGTCGCGGCCCGCGTCGTCATCGCCGGCCTCGAGGTCATCGAGGCCCGCATCTCCAACCTCGCGTACGCCCCCGAGATCGCGCAGGCGATGCTGCAGCGCCAGCAGGCCGGCGCGATCATCGCGGCCCGCGAGCGGATCGTCGAGGGTGCGGTCTCGATGGTCGAGGGCGCCCTGAGCCGGCTCGAGGACGACGGCGTCGTCGAGCTCGACAACGACCGCCGCGCCGCGATGGTGTCGAACCTGCTCGTCGTCCTGTGCGGCGAGTCCCGCGCGACGCCCGTCATCAACACCGGGTCGCTCTACGCGTGACCATCGAGGAGCCCGCGCAGGGGGACAGCCCGTCGCCGGGAGGTGACGGCGCCGGGTCGTCCCCTCGCGGGGTCGGGGGCGGCGGTGGGCGTGCTGGATCGTCCTCTCACGGGGAGGGGGGTGGCGGCGAGCGTGCTGGATCGTCCTCTCACGGGGAGGGGGGTGGCGGCGAGCGTGCTGGATCGTCCTCTCACGGGGTGGGGGGTGGCGGTGCGGCTGCGCGGCCGGTGCGCCGGGAGCGGCGTCAGGTGCTGCTGCGCCTGGACCCGGCCGTGCACGACGCGCTCGCGAAGTGGGCGGCGGATGACCTGCGGAGCGTCAACGCCCAGATCGACCTGCTGCTGCGCCGCGCGCTGACGGACGCCGGCCGGATGCCCGACGCCGCAGGCGGCCCACCGCGTCGCGGCCGCCCTCGCGCCACCTGACCCGCCCCGTGCGCCGTGCCCCGAGCGCGGTACTCGACCACCGAGCGCGGTACTCGTAGGTACCGCGCTCGAGGGTCGAGTACCGCGCTCGGCGGGTGGGGGTGGGGGTGGGGGTGGGGTCAGCGGAAGCGGCGGCCCTCGTCCCTGCGGACTGCCCCGACCGCGAGGGCGGCGAAGACGGCCGTCCACGCGAGCAGCACGGGCAGGGCGAACGCGCTCGCCTCGACGCCCGTGGTGACCTGCACGACGAGGTCGCGGGCCGCCCGCGACGGCAGCGCCTGGGAGATCGCGTCGAGCCAGTCGGGGAAGACCTCGGGCGGCATGAACAGCCCTCCGGCGAACGCGAGCGGGAACAGCACGCACTGCACGACCGCGAGCGCGGCCTTGGTCGACATCGCGTACCCGATGGCCATGCCGAGCAGGGTGAAGGGCACGGCGATCGCCGCGACCATCACGACGGCGCCCAGGGCACGCGCGGGCGTGAGCGTCGCGGCGGTCAGGACGATCCCGATGACGACGGGCGGGACCAGCGCGAGGTACGCCCACAGCAGCCCGTTGACGACCCGCCCGGCGAGCCGCGGCCCGGGACGCGCGGGCAGCGTGCGGACGAACGTGTCGAACGGCAGCGCGCGGTCCTCCGCGACGCCCGCCCCGTGCGTGAAGAGGCAGGCGGACATGATGGCGAACGTGCCGAGCTGCGCGATCGCGGCGGTCGACGCGACGGGGTCCGACGTGATCGCGCTCTGCGGGACGACGAAGAACAGCAGCGCGAGCCCGGGGAACAGCAGGTTGCCGATGACGGCGATGGGCACGCGGACGGTCTCGAGGAACTGGTAGCGCGTGTGCAGCCACGCCAGCGACCCCCAGGGCCGCAGGGCGGGACGCGGGACGGACGGTGCGGGCCGCGCGGCGGCGGTCGTGGTCATCGGGACACCTCCGGGAGGGTCGACGCCTCGGCCGGTGCCGCGGGCGCGTCGTGCGACGTGAGGGAGAGGAACGCCTCCTCGAGGGACGCGCCGCGCACCTCGAGGTCGGTGAACGGCACGGCCCGCTCGACGAGCGCGCGCACGGCGGCGTCGGCGTCCGACGCGACGAGCGTGACGCGGGTGCCGCGGGCGGTGGCCGAGACGTCGGCGACGTCCTGCACACCCGGCAGGGCGGACAGGGCGTCGGCCGCACCGGCGCCGACGGTGAGCGCGACGCGGCGCACGGCGACGAGGTCCAGGACGCGCGCCAGCGTGTCGTCGGCCAGGACGCGTCCGTCGCCGACGACGACGACACGCTCGGCGAGGGCCTCGATCTCCTCGAGGTAGTGGCTGGTCACGATGACCGTGGCGCCGTCGGCGTGGTAGTCGCGCAGCGCCTGCCACAGCACGTGCCGCGCCTCGACGTCCAGGCCGGTGGTCGGCTCGTCGAGCAGGACCAGCCGTGGGCGTCCGACGAGGGACAGCCCGACCGCGAGCCGCCGCTTCTGCCCGCCGGACAGGGCGCCGGTCTGCCGCTCGGCGAGGTCGGTGAGCCCGAAGCGGGCCATGACCTCGCCGCGCGGCATCGGGTCCGTGAAGTGCCCGGCGACGAAGTCGACGACCTCGCGCACCTTGAGCGTCTCGGGCAGGCCCGTCTCCTGCGGCGTGGTGCCCAGCGAGGTGCGGGCTGCGGGGTCCCGGGGGTTGCGGCCGAACAGCCGGACGGTCCCCTCGTCGGGGGTCCGCAGTCCGGCGAGCAGCGACAGCAGGGTCGTCTTGCCGGCGCCGTTGGGCCCCAGCAGCCCGACGATCTCGCCCGCGTCGACGTGCAGGCTGACGTCGTCGAGCGCGGTGACGGCACCGAAGCGCCGGGTGACGTGCTCGACGAGGACCGGTGGCGCGGTGTCGGTGGTCATGGCCGTGCTCCCTTGAGCAGCTCCGTGAGGGTCTGGGTGTACCGCTCGAACGCGAGGCGCCCGGCGGGGGTGAGCTCGACGTACGTCGCCGGGGTGCGGCCCACGTGCGTCTTGGTCTGGGTGACGTACCCGGCGTCCTCGAGGCGACGCAGGTGCGTGGACAGGTTGCCGGCGGTCATGTCGAGCAGCTTGCCCAGCCGTGGGAACGAGATGCGGTCCCCCCGCTCGAGCGCGGCCAGCGTGGCGACGACCCGCAGCCGGGACGCCGAGTGGATCACCGGGTCGAGGTCGACCTCGCTCATGCGCGCCGCCGGCGCAGTGCGGCCAGGACGGCGGCGACGAGCATCCCGCCACCACCGGCGAACGCCATGACGAGGTAGCCGTCGGGCATCGGGACGAGGCTCGCGGCCCCGGCGGTGACGATCATCCACGCGCCGATGAGGTACATCGACACCTCGCGCCACAGCGCACCGCCGGCCATGTAGAGCAGCCCGACGACGACGCAGGCGATGCCGTTGGCGACGACCGCGATCACGACGGGGTTCGCACCCGCGCCGACGACGCCGGCGACGATGAGGCCCTGACCGGTGAACCCGATGGCCCACGCCCAGCCGTACATGATCCCGACCTGCTGGCTGGTGCCGGCGATGCCGTGCGTCGCGCGCGCCACGTGCACGATCGTGATCACCATCGCCACGGCGGCGACGGCGGCGAACACGAGCCCGCCACGACCGGTGGACGTGTGGGTGGGTGACGTGGTGGCCGTCCACCACTGCGCGGCGTACCCGACGAGCCAGGCGACGCCCCAGACGCCGAACATGAGCCGGTTGTCCACGTCGGTGTCGCGCACACGGCGCCGCTGGGCGGCGACGATGGCGAGCCCTTCGCGCGGGTCGGGCGGCGCGTCGTCGGTGTCGGGGCGCGGCGCGGCCCCGGACCCACCGTGCGGTGGTTCGTGTCGTTCCATGTCGTCCTCCTCGTACTTTGCGATGCAAAGTACTTTGCTCGATCGACACCTCTGTGTCAACGGCCCGCGCCCGCTTCCACCCGGTGGGGGTCGGCAGAGGGCTCTACGCTGCCGGGATGGACAGGTCGGCGACCGCCGCGGGGGGCGGGCC contains:
- a CDS encoding SPFH domain-containing protein; this encodes MPESVPPQESVGGDPSGRPVGHGGARVDVVERDAWALGAGPAVVVALLALAGLGASIPLFIVADVTEQNWYGVLGLATLVLGVVLLTSVAVVSPGQTRVVQFFGRYIGTIRRTGLVLTVPLTFRKNVSVRVRNFETNELKVNDEDGNPINIAAIVVWQVADTAKATFAVEDYADFVRVQSESALRHVAMSHPYDHADNGENSLRGATDVVSAEIAAEVAARVVIAGLEVIEARISNLAYAPEIAQAMLQRQQAGAIIAARERIVEGAVSMVEGALSRLEDDGVVELDNDRRAAMVSNLLVVLCGESRATPVINTGSLYA
- a CDS encoding ABC transporter permease, translated to MTTTAAARPAPSVPRPALRPWGSLAWLHTRYQFLETVRVPIAVIGNLLFPGLALLFFVVPQSAITSDPVASTAAIAQLGTFAIMSACLFTHGAGVAEDRALPFDTFVRTLPARPGPRLAGRVVNGLLWAYLALVPPVVIGIVLTAATLTPARALGAVVMVAAIAVPFTLLGMAIGYAMSTKAALAVVQCVLFPLAFAGGLFMPPEVFPDWLDAISQALPSRAARDLVVQVTTGVEASAFALPVLLAWTAVFAALAVGAVRRDEGRRFR
- a CDS encoding ABC transporter ATP-binding protein, translated to MTTDTAPPVLVEHVTRRFGAVTALDDVSLHVDAGEIVGLLGPNGAGKTTLLSLLAGLRTPDEGTVRLFGRNPRDPAARTSLGTTPQETGLPETLKVREVVDFVAGHFTDPMPRGEVMARFGLTDLAERQTGALSGGQKRRLAVGLSLVGRPRLVLLDEPTTGLDVEARHVLWQALRDYHADGATVIVTSHYLEEIEALAERVVVVGDGRVLADDTLARVLDLVAVRRVALTVGAGAADALSALPGVQDVADVSATARGTRVTLVASDADAAVRALVERAVPFTDLEVRGASLEEAFLSLTSHDAPAAPAEASTLPEVSR
- a CDS encoding transcriptional regulator; the protein is MSEVDLDPVIHSASRLRVVATLAALERGDRISFPRLGKLLDMTAGNLSTHLRRLEDAGYVTQTKTHVGRTPATYVELTPAGRLAFERYTQTLTELLKGARP